One genomic segment of Paenibacillus durus includes these proteins:
- a CDS encoding 4a-hydroxytetrahydrobiopterin dehydratase, whose translation MLLTDGELREQVGKLEGWKLESGAMVRKYMFSDFMKGIAFVDEVATISEAFDHHPHITINYKTVILRLATSEEDGIGITALDVREAHEFNEAFEKTR comes from the coding sequence GTGCTATTAACCGATGGAGAACTGCGTGAGCAGGTAGGCAAGCTGGAAGGCTGGAAGCTGGAAAGTGGGGCCATGGTGCGCAAATATATGTTTAGCGATTTCATGAAAGGCATTGCGTTCGTGGACGAGGTCGCCACCATCTCGGAAGCGTTCGACCATCATCCGCATATTACAATCAATTATAAAACGGTAATCCTGCGGCTTGCGACAAGTGAGGAAGACGGCATCGGCATTACCGCGCTCGACGTACGCGAAGCCCACGAGTTTAACGAAGCATTTGAGAAGACCCGTTAA
- a CDS encoding c-type cytochrome: MQKWIMSGLFFAACAFAVILMFTLPGREQVAEQNSPTMPTVEANPAKAEQTVKANCISCHGDQLQGGVGPSLQQEGNNHNAEQIYSIVTKGRGQMPSFKDKLAPDEIANVAMWLSEKK, from the coding sequence ATGCAAAAATGGATCATGAGCGGTTTGTTTTTCGCTGCCTGCGCCTTCGCGGTTATCCTGATGTTCACACTGCCGGGCCGGGAGCAGGTTGCCGAGCAGAATAGTCCGACTATGCCGACTGTTGAGGCGAATCCTGCCAAAGCGGAACAGACAGTAAAAGCCAACTGTATCAGCTGCCACGGCGATCAGCTTCAGGGCGGGGTCGGACCGAGCCTGCAGCAAGAAGGAAACAATCATAATGCCGAGCAGATTTACAGCATCGTTACCAAAGGACGGGGGCAAATGCCTTCCTTTAAGGATAAGCTGGCCCCTGATGAAATCGCCAACGTCGCCATGTGGCTGTCCGAGAAAAAGTGA